Proteins co-encoded in one bacterium genomic window:
- the rpoZ gene encoding DNA-directed RNA polymerase subunit omega: MARVTVEDCLEHVENRFELVHLAAQRTKQICRGSRALIKCKNREPVCSLREIADGLVKPVPMTEDDDTSAN, from the coding sequence ATGGCCCGAGTCACAGTCGAAGACTGCCTGGAACATGTGGAAAACAGATTTGAGCTTGTTCATCTGGCTGCGCAGAGGACGAAGCAAATATGCAGGGGCTCGAGAGCCCTCATCAAGTGCAAGAATCGGGAACCCGTTTGCTCGCTGCGCGAGATAGCCGATGGATTGGTGAAGCCTGTGCCTATGACCGAGGATGACGACACGAGCGCGAACTGA
- a CDS encoding radical SAM protein produces MPLSINLEITKRCNARCSFCACWKAGESEELADYSQVIRKFKPVLVSVSGGEPFMRRDYAEVIRGIRPYCHYLAFITNGAILNEERARSLVEAGVDQICVSLDYLGEKHDEVRQVKGLYAHLAKTIPALTAAGYRIALNTIIMESNLDQILPIAYRASEWGAMVSFSAYCALKRDDEGGMVAQNRYTQLVGIVDEIRRLKRSLGHIKNSDYYLKKVPAYFRDGFIPGCKAGFNWIQVTPDGFVQQCSELPRVCHYSEYLPRLQKKVACQKCWYTCRGEAEANPLAPGRLLELIKA; encoded by the coding sequence ATGCCTTTGTCAATTAACCTTGAGATTACAAAGAGATGCAACGCTAGGTGCTCATTCTGCGCCTGCTGGAAGGCGGGTGAGAGTGAGGAACTCGCCGATTATTCACAGGTGATCAGGAAGTTCAAGCCGGTCCTGGTCTCGGTCTCCGGCGGAGAGCCGTTCATGCGGCGCGACTACGCCGAGGTGATAAGGGGCATCAGGCCATACTGCCATTACCTGGCCTTTATCACCAACGGTGCGATCCTGAATGAGGAGCGGGCGCGCAGCCTCGTGGAGGCGGGCGTGGACCAGATCTGCGTGTCGCTCGATTATCTGGGCGAGAAACACGACGAGGTGCGACAGGTGAAGGGACTCTACGCGCATCTTGCGAAGACCATCCCGGCGCTCACGGCCGCGGGCTACAGGATTGCGCTCAACACGATAATAATGGAGTCGAATCTGGACCAGATCCTGCCTATCGCGTATCGCGCGAGCGAGTGGGGGGCGATGGTCTCTTTCTCCGCGTACTGCGCCCTCAAGCGCGACGACGAGGGCGGGATGGTGGCGCAGAACCGCTACACGCAGTTGGTGGGCATAGTGGACGAGATCAGGCGGCTCAAGCGCAGCCTCGGCCACATCAAGAATTCGGATTATTACCTAAAAAAGGTGCCCGCATATTTCCGCGACGGCTTTATCCCTGGGTGCAAGGCAGGTTTTAACTGGATTCAGGTGACGCCCGACGGCTTCGTGCAGCAATGCTCCGAGCTTCCAAGGGTCTGCCACTACTCGGAGTATCTCCCCAGGCTGCAGAAAAAGGTTGCCTGCCAGAAATGTTGGTACACCTGCAGGGGCGAGGCCGAGGCGAATCCGCTGGCGCCCGGGAGGCTTCTGGAACTCATAAAGGCCTAG
- a CDS encoding CDP-alcohol phosphatidyltransferase family protein has translation MKNSALIYVPSDTPEAMSITTAKVAGVPLIVRGIMTLADAGVESIALLMAESQRQKVERFLERYGDKKLPSIDIITYAEPYRVSSDIVKRIVDGAAGRLLMINGNLIFEKELLANVRRTALRDGRVLLCEEGAHRIPVIDITPAALATLIDFTEQRPRSIESCLAQLAELAEDERAKLPVKSYTFLLKSFRDRAVAEKALAESIRLGTPGPVARYINKRISLPISLFLSKLWVSPNSITGFNIILGVFAGVFAADGSNYWMILLGAGLFQAASIVDGCDGEVAKFTFRCSKFGQYADTLSDNLSLGSMLTGIMAGYWRSTHSPIAFYVGAIMLATTGLTIFWIMRYLKRNTQSASLATFDTAYLQKLSNQPRWLLAFIRFGKYTLKKDAYSFFFLVFAAMGVLYWWLFIVALGTTIAAAILTYLNAQEWLSARSTGRAMPASAKREAHSAC, from the coding sequence ATGAAGAACAGCGCGCTGATATATGTGCCCTCCGACACCCCGGAGGCGATGTCGATCACGACCGCCAAGGTAGCGGGCGTGCCGCTGATCGTCCGCGGAATCATGACGCTCGCGGACGCCGGGGTCGAGAGTATCGCCCTGCTCATGGCCGAGTCGCAGCGGCAGAAGGTCGAGCGCTTCCTAGAGAGATACGGCGACAAGAAACTCCCATCCATAGACATCATCACATATGCCGAACCCTACAGGGTGAGTTCCGACATCGTGAAAAGGATCGTCGACGGCGCGGCAGGGCGACTCCTCATGATCAACGGCAATTTGATCTTCGAGAAAGAGCTCCTTGCGAACGTGCGAAGGACGGCCCTCCGCGACGGCCGCGTGCTCCTCTGCGAGGAGGGTGCGCACCGCATCCCGGTCATCGACATCACCCCAGCGGCGCTCGCCACGCTGATCGATTTCACCGAGCAGAGGCCCCGCTCCATCGAGAGCTGCCTCGCGCAACTTGCGGAGCTGGCGGAGGATGAGCGCGCAAAGCTCCCCGTGAAGAGCTACACGTTCCTGCTCAAGTCGTTTCGCGACCGTGCGGTGGCGGAGAAGGCGCTGGCCGAATCGATCCGCCTGGGCACGCCCGGCCCGGTGGCGCGATACATAAACAAGCGGATATCGCTCCCGATCAGCCTCTTCCTCTCAAAGCTCTGGGTGAGCCCCAACTCCATCACCGGATTCAACATAATACTGGGGGTCTTCGCCGGCGTGTTCGCGGCCGACGGCAGCAACTATTGGATGATACTGCTCGGAGCGGGGCTCTTCCAGGCCGCGTCGATAGTGGACGGCTGCGACGGCGAGGTGGCCAAATTCACCTTCAGGTGCAGCAAGTTCGGGCAGTACGCGGACACCCTCTCGGACAACCTATCGTTGGGCAGCATGCTCACCGGCATCATGGCCGGTTATTGGCGCTCCACGCACTCTCCGATCGCATTCTACGTCGGCGCCATCATGCTCGCGACCACCGGGCTCACGATCTTCTGGATCATGCGCTATCTCAAGAGGAACACGCAGTCCGCCAGCCTCGCCACGTTCGACACCGCATATCTGCAGAAACTCTCGAATCAGCCGCGATGGCTCCTCGCCTTCATCAGGTTCGGCAAATACACGTTGAAGAAAGACGCCTACTCCTTCTTCTTCCTGGTGTTCGCGGCCATGGGAGTCCTCTACTGGTGGCTATTCATCGTGGCGCTGGGCACCACCATCGCAGCGGCAATACTCACGTATCTCAACGCGCAGGAATGGCTCTCCGCCCGCTCCACAGGCAGGGCGATGCCGGCCTCGGCAAAGAGGGAGGCTCATTCCGCATGCTGA
- a CDS encoding HAD family hydrolase, with protein MLKQAERAVVFDFDGTIVDSMNAFAEIASRVMPKRLPIDAEEARRLYFETSGLPFFQQLEVIFPGNPANRETAEEYEKLKLEGYFEEPVFDDAAETVGFLRGQGLKVIVSSNNFQHLVDRFVEMKGLEFDMVLGFKQGFAKGADHFRHIEKNLDIPKERITFVGDSLKDGERAGQHGVRFIGKEGIFTRDQFESKFPGAQVISELSELKGMF; from the coding sequence ATGCTGAAGCAGGCAGAAAGAGCGGTGGTCTTCGACTTCGACGGCACGATCGTCGACTCGATGAACGCGTTTGCGGAGATCGCGTCACGCGTGATGCCCAAGAGGCTGCCAATCGACGCCGAAGAGGCGCGCCGACTCTATTTCGAGACCTCGGGGCTCCCCTTCTTTCAGCAGCTGGAGGTCATCTTCCCTGGCAATCCGGCCAACCGCGAGACCGCTGAGGAATACGAAAAGCTCAAGCTTGAAGGCTATTTCGAGGAGCCGGTCTTCGACGACGCGGCAGAGACGGTGGGTTTCCTGCGCGGACAGGGGCTCAAGGTCATCGTGTCCTCCAATAACTTCCAGCACCTCGTGGATCGCTTCGTGGAGATGAAGGGCCTCGAGTTCGACATGGTGCTCGGCTTCAAACAGGGATTTGCGAAGGGCGCGGACCACTTCAGACACATAGAGAAAAATCTCGATATCCCGAAGGAGCGAATCACCTTTGTCGGAGACTCCCTCAAGGACGGCGAGCGCGCCGGGCAGCACGGCGTCCGTTTCATAGGCAAGGAAGGGATATTCACCCGCGACCAGTTCGAGTCGAAGTTCCCGGGGGCGCAGGTGATATCCGAACTCTCTGAATTGAAGGGGATGTTTTAG
- a CDS encoding NTP transferase domain-containing protein: MHAVIIAAGLGNRLGRLTKDRPKALVPVAGRELILRALDAIDHPAIRQKTVVTGYHGDRLRNFIENTCDDVETVNNPNYEDGSIRTIETVLPLVTGDFLLMNVDHIYPKKLIAHVIANLNGLTAICDFDRTLGPDDMKVKLDDAGKIKGIKKTLSDYTCGYIGMTHCPSESLAAYRRAVAAARAKYGDSANVESALAFLAEESFPINVCDASGIGWLEVDTPLDLARAEAALNDNPEFLR, from the coding sequence ATGCACGCAGTCATCATAGCAGCCGGGCTGGGCAACAGGCTGGGCCGCCTCACGAAGGACAGGCCAAAGGCCCTCGTGCCTGTCGCAGGGCGCGAGCTCATCCTCCGCGCGCTGGACGCCATCGACCACCCCGCCATCCGGCAGAAGACCGTGGTCACCGGCTACCATGGCGATCGGCTCCGCAACTTCATCGAGAACACCTGCGACGACGTCGAGACCGTCAACAACCCTAATTACGAGGACGGCAGCATACGCACGATCGAGACCGTGCTCCCTCTGGTGACCGGCGATTTCCTGCTCATGAACGTGGACCACATATACCCGAAGAAGCTGATCGCCCACGTGATTGCGAACCTGAACGGGCTCACCGCCATCTGCGACTTCGATCGCACGCTGGGGCCGGACGACATGAAGGTGAAGCTCGACGACGCGGGAAAGATAAAGGGCATCAAGAAGACGCTATCGGACTATACGTGCGGCTACATAGGCATGACCCATTGCCCGTCCGAGAGCCTCGCCGCCTACAGGCGCGCGGTGGCCGCAGCCAGGGCAAAGTACGGCGACTCGGCCAACGTCGAATCGGCGCTCGCATTCCTCGCCGAAGAGAGTTTCCCCATCAACGTCTGCGACGCCTCGGGCATCGGATGGCTGGAGGTGGACACGCCTCTTGACCTCGCCCGCGCGGAGGCCGCGCTCAACGACAACCCGGAGTTTCTGCGATGA
- a CDS encoding lysylphosphatidylglycerol synthase transmembrane domain-containing protein, whose translation MKKFVKYGRILFLLVGAALLITLIQKVGWQNILANIAQLGWRFIPILCISGAGYMLYTIAWMQFLGRLGDGIGFIDLFRIKIAGEAVNTLTPANFIGGDPMRIYLLKKSFRTAQGAASVVVDRTLQILAVLITVLIGIVAAFLKFENKLSDNIAYGVPAALLISLGFMGFLLIHQKRGLFSMILRIARRLGIRKEFSEKTVRRFEELDGHIMDFYNESHTGFLAALACHVGGRLLGVLEIYAIGRIVSDEFSLFASLMLAALAPMISLVFAFIPGAFGVMEGAFSGLLYLMHINPSIGITIQIAKRLRAAFWISLGLFFLGSREREKVFDEDSIMAEAEKAAAEEA comes from the coding sequence ATGAAAAAATTTGTGAAATACGGTCGGATCCTTTTCCTGCTCGTGGGAGCGGCGCTCCTCATCACCCTGATCCAGAAGGTCGGCTGGCAGAACATACTGGCCAACATCGCGCAGCTCGGGTGGCGCTTCATCCCGATACTCTGCATCAGCGGCGCCGGCTACATGCTCTACACCATAGCCTGGATGCAGTTCCTGGGCAGGCTGGGGGACGGCATAGGCTTCATCGATCTCTTCAGGATCAAGATAGCCGGCGAGGCTGTGAACACGCTCACCCCGGCAAACTTCATCGGCGGCGATCCGATGCGCATCTACCTGCTCAAGAAGAGTTTCAGGACCGCTCAGGGCGCGGCGTCCGTGGTCGTGGACCGTACGCTTCAGATATTGGCCGTTCTCATCACCGTGCTCATCGGCATCGTGGCGGCCTTCCTCAAGTTCGAAAACAAGCTCTCCGACAACATCGCCTATGGCGTGCCGGCGGCCCTCTTGATCTCGCTGGGCTTCATGGGATTTTTGCTCATCCACCAGAAACGCGGCCTCTTCAGCATGATCCTCAGGATCGCGCGCAGGCTCGGCATCCGCAAGGAGTTCTCCGAGAAGACCGTGCGCAGGTTCGAGGAGTTGGACGGCCACATAATGGATTTCTACAACGAGAGCCACACAGGGTTCCTGGCGGCGCTCGCCTGCCACGTCGGAGGAAGGCTGCTGGGCGTGCTGGAGATCTACGCGATCGGACGCATCGTGAGCGACGAATTCTCGCTCTTCGCCTCCCTCATGCTCGCGGCGCTGGCCCCGATGATCTCCCTGGTATTCGCGTTCATACCCGGAGCGTTCGGCGTCATGGAGGGCGCGTTCAGCGGCCTGTTGTATCTCATGCACATCAATCCCTCCATCGGCATCACGATCCAGATAGCCAAGAGGCTCCGCGCCGCGTTCTGGATCTCGCTCGGCCTCTTCTTCCTCGGCTCACGCGAGCGCGAAAAGGTCTTTGACGAGGATTCAATTATGGCCGAGGCCGAGAAGGCGGCGGCAGAAGAGGCTTGA
- a CDS encoding class II aldolase/adducin family protein yields MDSCGAHPWERDKRRAIADVCHRLYDRRYLVATSGNVSVRDGEGFLITPGSTRKDTITPESIVACRPDGATIKPDAHPSSEVAMHSQVYAARSDINAAIHAHPHYCLACSLGDISLTEMLLPELAIYIGPVPAVPYATPGTEEMAETLDPFLAGHNAFLLKRHGVLVLGRDLLDAFNRLEHLEHIANVAYLVSSLGSIEPLTKTELRKLTTQARRLGQHISKTLLDLLE; encoded by the coding sequence ATGGACTCTTGCGGCGCACATCCGTGGGAGAGGGACAAGAGGCGGGCGATCGCGGACGTCTGCCACAGGCTCTACGACCGACGCTACCTCGTGGCCACCAGCGGCAACGTGTCGGTCCGCGACGGCGAGGGATTTCTCATCACCCCCGGCTCCACCCGCAAGGACACCATCACCCCTGAGTCCATAGTCGCCTGCAGGCCGGACGGCGCCACGATAAAGCCGGACGCGCATCCCTCCTCCGAGGTGGCGATGCACAGCCAAGTCTATGCGGCAAGATCGGACATCAACGCCGCGATACATGCGCACCCGCACTATTGCCTCGCCTGTTCCCTGGGCGACATCTCGCTCACCGAGATGCTCTTGCCCGAGCTCGCTATATACATCGGGCCCGTGCCGGCGGTCCCCTACGCCACGCCCGGCACCGAAGAGATGGCCGAGACCCTGGACCCGTTCCTCGCGGGCCACAATGCGTTTCTGCTCAAGCGCCACGGCGTGCTGGTGCTCGGCCGAGATCTGCTCGACGCGTTCAACAGGCTCGAACACCTGGAGCACATAGCCAATGTGGCCTACCTGGTGAGCTCGCTGGGTTCGATCGAGCCGCTCACCAAGACCGAGTTGAGGAAGCTGACCACGCAGGCGCGCAGACTCGGCCAGCACATATCCAAGACGCTTCTCGACCTTCTGGAGTGA
- a CDS encoding LysR family transcriptional regulator — protein MDLKRLKIFCEVYRQRGFSPAARRLKLTQSAVSQQVRALEKELGVALFDPVARQHPTAAGDFLYREGALILAAADDVQRGIAAAGGVGSGKVKFGMIDTAAIEIMPRVLSAFKRENPEVEIEAVVKASGELVDMVAGHEIDFAVAVTNRIPEGLVASTVYRDSMVAVVPQGSEFVGRSISLRELRGKPLILYPLSSHSRMLIEDVFREHGIAPAVSMEMHYPEAICSLVQQGMGVGLISELSAREQRLRGQAIVRVKELRGLREIGIVYHRVRRLAPQSKALMEAIVRTGRRRKL, from the coding sequence ATGGATCTCAAGCGCTTAAAGATCTTCTGCGAGGTGTACAGGCAGCGGGGTTTTTCGCCAGCGGCCCGCAGGCTCAAGCTCACCCAGTCCGCGGTGAGCCAGCAGGTGCGCGCGCTGGAGAAGGAACTGGGCGTGGCACTCTTCGATCCGGTCGCGCGCCAGCATCCCACTGCGGCAGGCGACTTCCTGTACAGGGAGGGGGCGCTCATACTCGCTGCGGCGGACGACGTGCAGAGGGGCATCGCCGCCGCGGGGGGGGTGGGCAGCGGCAAGGTCAAATTCGGCATGATAGACACGGCGGCCATCGAGATCATGCCGCGAGTGCTCTCCGCCTTCAAGCGCGAGAACCCGGAGGTCGAGATCGAAGCCGTGGTCAAGGCCAGCGGCGAGCTCGTCGACATGGTGGCGGGCCACGAGATCGATTTCGCGGTCGCGGTGACCAACCGCATCCCCGAGGGGCTCGTCGCAAGCACGGTCTACAGGGACTCGATGGTCGCCGTGGTGCCGCAGGGCTCCGAGTTCGTCGGCCGATCGATCTCTCTGCGCGAGCTGCGCGGAAAACCGCTGATCCTATACCCGCTTTCGTCTCACTCGCGCATGCTGATCGAGGACGTGTTCCGCGAACACGGGATTGCGCCCGCGGTCAGCATGGAGATGCACTATCCCGAGGCGATCTGTTCACTGGTGCAGCAGGGTATGGGCGTGGGGCTCATCTCCGAGCTCTCCGCGCGCGAGCAGAGGCTGCGCGGTCAGGCTATCGTTCGCGTGAAGGAGCTCAGGGGACTTCGCGAGATCGGGATCGTGTATCACCGCGTAAGGAGACTGGCTCCTCAATCCAAGGCCCTGATGGAAGCGATAGTGAGGACGGGCCGCAGGCGTAAGCTGTGA